The following coding sequences lie in one Zingiber officinale cultivar Zhangliang chromosome 2B, Zo_v1.1, whole genome shotgun sequence genomic window:
- the LOC122048465 gene encoding wiskott-Aldrich syndrome protein homolog 1-like: MRQNARAPRRGAGRPRKRTLESLATKSLETSVGVEPTNQRQTPHGTAGSSGSQTPMVSEVPTSTVPVVPTPTIFTVPPAVPPTAYPESPPVMPTTYPAPPSVVPTAYLAPPPIVPVVAYPAHAPTAPVTPIVPPAVPTYIDPAVSLAGPVAAYAAAPRIPPPAYPTVPPVVLATVVPPVPTVVPTHLPDIVTIRARIPVLAESMKSRFTLFRGEIDPSVAQSLIENMERTFFYMACSESEKAELTAFHFRDEADIWWDTQCSILGEQNITWARFRETFESWYCSRAYQTTRR, encoded by the coding sequence atgaggcaaAATGCGCGTGCTCCGAGACGTGGTGCAGGACGTCCACGTAAGAGGACATTGGAATCCTTGGCGACAAAGTCGCTAGAGACATCTGTTGGGGTCGAGCCTACCAATCAGAGACAGACTCCACATGGTACTGCGGGctcgtcgggctctcagactccgatggtttcagaggtacctacctcgaccgTACCCGTCGTACCCACTCCTACGATATTCACAGTGCCACCAGCGGTGCCACCAACGGCCTATCCGGAATCTCCACCAGTCATGCCTACGACATATCCGGCACCTCCTTCAGTCGTGCCTACGGCGTATCTGGCACCTCCTCCAATTGTACCTGTTGTTGCGTACCCGGCACACGCACCAACAGCACCAGTTACACCTATTGTACCTCCAGCCGTGCCCACCTATATTGACCCTGCAGTGTCACTAGCAGGACCTGTCGCAGCTTATGCAGCAGCACCGAGGATACCTCCCCCGGCCTATCcaacggtaccacctgtagtactagctacagtggttccgccagttcccaCAGTAGTCCCTACTCACCTACCTGATATAGTTACGATACGAGCTCGGATCCCAGTTTTGGCAGAATCGATGAAAAGTCGATTCACACTATTTCGCGGAGAGatcgatccgagtgtggcccaatCATTGATAGAGAATATGGAGCgaaccttcttctacatggcttgctcagAGTCAGAGAAAGCAGAGCTGACTGCTTTCCATTTTCGGGACGAGGCCGATATCTGGTGGGATACGCAGTGCTCCATCCTAGGCGAGCAGAATATTACCTGGGCGAGATTCAGAGAAACTTTTGAGAGTTGGTACTGTTCACGGGCATATCAGACGACTCGCCgatag